A single genomic interval of Halichondria panicea chromosome 2, odHalPani1.1, whole genome shotgun sequence harbors:
- the LOC135330828 gene encoding thioredoxin domain-containing protein 5 homolog codes for MTPTHLLLVALLLTLAASSPLELTGETWQDTIDKENPVFVKFYAPWCGHCKNLAPTWDQLADQYKSSNIVIAKVDCTTHTTVCADNGVKGYPTLKLFRGGEVWDHRGARDLNSLTEFISSHVGDTQTQSVQPKALTDATFPDYTSTTPGLHFIKFYAPWCGHCQRLAPVWEELASEYNNNPSVHISKVDCTQETGTCGQLEVKGYPTLLLLVNGVLVHKYSGGRDLESLTSFIVDALTTEAPQVRGVVELTKESFGPALIENQVVFVKFYAPWCGHCKSLAPVWDQLAEAIHSSFTTAIIAKVDCTVDKELCSEHQVHGYPTLVLFKDGQRFDYRDARDFTSLLNFVKDYSN; via the exons AtgacccccacacacctcctGCTAGTAGCTCTGCTACTCACACTCGCTGCCTCCTCTCCACTAGAGCTGACTGGGGAGACATGGCAAGATACCATTGACAAGGAAAATCCTGTGTTTGTAAAGTTTTATGCTCCTTG gtgtggaCACTGTAAGAACCTTGCTCCTACCTGGGACCAGTTGGCAGACCAATACAAGAGCTCTAACATTGTCATTGCAAAG GTTGACTGcactacacacacaactgtCTGTGCTGACAATGGGGTCAAAGGTTATCCGAC CCTCAAGCTGTTCAGGGGAGGGGAAGTGTGGGACCATCGCGGTGCACGTGATCTCAACTCTCTTACAGAGTTCATATCAAGTCATGTCggagacacacagacacagtcaGTCCAACCCAAAGCACTCACTGATGCAACATTTCCAGACTATACGAGCACAACTCCTGGTCTGCATTTTATCAAGTTCTATGCTCCATG gtgtggtcACTGTCAGAGACTTGCCCCTGTATGGGAGGAGTTGGCTAGCGAGTATAACAACAACCCATCTGTACACATCAGTAAGGTAGACTGCACACAAGAGACTGGTACATGTGGACAACTGGAGGTCAAAGGTTATCCAACTCTCCTTCTGTTAGTGAATGGTGTGCTGGTGCATAAGTACAGTGGAGGCAGAGACCTTGAGTCCCTCACTAGCTTCATAGTAGACGCTCTTACAACAGAG GCTCCACAGGTACGGGGGGTAGTGGAACTAACCAAGGAGAGCTTTGGGCCAGCCCTGATCGAGAATCAAGTTGTGTTTGTTAAATTCTACGCTCCCTGGTGTGGCCATTGTAAGAGCTTGGCCCCTGTCTGGGATCAACTGGCAGAGGCTATCCACAGCTCCTTCACTACTGCAATCATTGCCAAG gTTGATTGCACAGTGGACAAAGAGCTCTGCTCTGAGCACCAAGTACATGGCTACCCGACACTTGTCCTCTTTAAAGATGGGCAAAGATTTGATTATCGTGATGCGAGAGATTTCACTTCGCTACTCAATTTCGTTAAAGACTATAGTAACTGA
- the LOC135330849 gene encoding uncharacterized protein LOC135330849, translating to MLGLLRRLCSLISHLLFRSAPESSVPPSSGAEEPWTNTEWDGGGDWEPFTVQVIPHDPPLQTQEEQASQPPAPEVDLFSDMQPVFKKPTMIRIAKREEEQVDLRKFSVQDEAFVEEEEECGLGVWSDELASGWEEQDGDDLVKSSREAARKLRAEQRRQQQERVRTQTIRTHGLGTRVP from the exons ATGTTGGGCCTCTTGCGAAGACTGTGTTCTCTTATCTCTCATCTTCTGTTCCGATCTGCTCCAGAGTCTAGTGTCCCACCATCGTCTGGAGCAGAGGAGCCATGGACTAATACAGAGTGGGATGGCGGGGGCGACTGGGAGCCCTTCACTGTCCAGGTGATCCCTCATGATCCACCATTACAGACGCAAGAGGAACAAGCCAGTCAACCACCGGCACCAGAGGTGGACCTGTTTAGTGACATGCAGCCCGTCTTCAAAAAGCCCACAATG ATTCGCATTGCTAAGAGAGAAGAGGAACAAGTGGATCTCAGGAAGTTCTCTGTACAAGACGAGGCCTTTGTTGAG GAGGAGGAAGAGTGTGgtttgggggtgtggtctgatGAGCTGGCAAGTGGATGGGAGGAACAAGATGGTGACGATCTTGTCAAGAGCTCTCGAGAGGCGGCTCGTAAACTGAGAGCTGAGCAAAGGAGGCAACAACAAGAGAGAGTTAGAACACAGACAATCAGGACTCATGGACTAGGCACTAGAGTGCCGTGA
- the LOC135331564 gene encoding 2-oxoglutarate dehydrogenase complex component E1-like isoform X1, whose translation MWSCSEAVQSHHGVHCMWLQPSYPILLYMYLLLLLLCLRSISLVSNCYLHQPLLLVHVLCLCSPLSHVSPGQASYTVCNSSLSEFGVLGFDLGFSMSNPNALVCWEAQFGDFHNTAQCIIDQFICSGQDKWVCQSGLVLLLPHGYEGMGPEHSSARLERFLQGCCDNPDSIEPLHPELGLDRPLAQLYECNWQVVNCTTPANIFHALRRQIQLPFRKPLVVMTPKSLLQHADARSPISDMTEGTMHVLHVILYMFRLTQPTALTTSGCTSFQRVYVDRECGEGVKVQRVLFCTGKIHYELYKERQRLGLTNKVAIIRIEQISPFPYDLVMSELTRYPSAELRWVQEEPKNMGAWSYV comes from the exons ATGTGGAGCTGCTCTGAGGCTGTGCAAAGTCATCAtggtgtacactgtatgtggTTACAGCCAAGTTACCCAAtattgctgtacatgtatctactaCTCTTGCTGCTGTGCTTGAGGTCAATTAGTCTAGTCTCAAACTGTTATCTCCATCAGCCATTACTActagtacatgtgttgtgtttatGCAGCCCCTTGTCTCATGTGTCCCCTGGTCAAGCCAGCTACACTGTGTGCAATAGCTCTCTGAGTGAGTTTGGAGTGCTTGGGTTTGATCTTGGCTTCTCCATGAGCAACCCTAATGCACTGGTGTGCTGGGAGGCACAGTTTGGAGACTTCCACAATACAGCACAG TGCATCATAGATCAGTTCATCTGCTCTGGTCAGGACAAGTGGGTCTGCCAGAGTGGCCTAGTGCTGCTATTACCTCATGGGTATGAAGGTATGGGCCCTGAACACTCGTCAGCAAGATTAGAGAGGTTCCTACAAG GTTGCTGTGATAATCCTGATAGCATTGAACCATTGCACCCAGAGCTAGGACTGGACAGACCACTAGCTCAACTGTATGAGTGCAACTGgcag GTGGTCAACTGTACTACACCAGCTAATATCTTCCATGCTCTGAGGAGACAAATTCAACTACCCTTCAGAAAACCA TTGGTTGTCATGACACCCAAGAGTCTGCTACAACACGCTGATGCCAGGTCACCAATCTCAGACATGACAGAAGGTACAATGCATGTGCTGCATgtgatactgtacatgtttagGCTAACACAACCAACTGCTCTGACTACTAGTggat GCACCAGCTTTCAGAGAGTGTATGTGGACAGGGAATGTGGAGAAGGGGTCAAAGTTCAGCGTGTATTATTCTGTACTGGCAAGATCCACTATGAGCTGTATAAAGAGAGACAGCGATTAGGCCTCACCAATAAAGTGGCCATTATCAGAATTGAACAG ATATCCCCATTCCCATACGACCTGGTGATGAGTGAGTTGACTCGTTATCCCTCGGCTGAGTTGAGATGGGTACAAGAAGAACCTAAGAACATGGGGGCGTGGTCTTATGTCTAG
- the LOC135331564 gene encoding 2-oxoglutarate dehydrogenase complex component E1-like isoform X2, translating to MSNPNALVCWEAQFGDFHNTAQCIIDQFICSGQDKWVCQSGLVLLLPHGYEGMGPEHSSARLERFLQGCCDNPDSIEPLHPELGLDRPLAQLYECNWQVVNCTTPANIFHALRRQIQLPFRKPLVVMTPKSLLQHADARSPISDMTEGTMHVLHVILYMFRLTQPTALTTSGCTSFQRVYVDRECGEGVKVQRVLFCTGKIHYELYKERQRLGLTNKVAIIRIEQISPFPYDLVMSELTRYPSAELRWVQEEPKNMGAWSYV from the exons ATGAGCAACCCTAATGCACTGGTGTGCTGGGAGGCACAGTTTGGAGACTTCCACAATACAGCACAG TGCATCATAGATCAGTTCATCTGCTCTGGTCAGGACAAGTGGGTCTGCCAGAGTGGCCTAGTGCTGCTATTACCTCATGGGTATGAAGGTATGGGCCCTGAACACTCGTCAGCAAGATTAGAGAGGTTCCTACAAG GTTGCTGTGATAATCCTGATAGCATTGAACCATTGCACCCAGAGCTAGGACTGGACAGACCACTAGCTCAACTGTATGAGTGCAACTGgcag GTGGTCAACTGTACTACACCAGCTAATATCTTCCATGCTCTGAGGAGACAAATTCAACTACCCTTCAGAAAACCA TTGGTTGTCATGACACCCAAGAGTCTGCTACAACACGCTGATGCCAGGTCACCAATCTCAGACATGACAGAAGGTACAATGCATGTGCTGCATgtgatactgtacatgtttagGCTAACACAACCAACTGCTCTGACTACTAGTggat GCACCAGCTTTCAGAGAGTGTATGTGGACAGGGAATGTGGAGAAGGGGTCAAAGTTCAGCGTGTATTATTCTGTACTGGCAAGATCCACTATGAGCTGTATAAAGAGAGACAGCGATTAGGCCTCACCAATAAAGTGGCCATTATCAGAATTGAACAG ATATCCCCATTCCCATACGACCTGGTGATGAGTGAGTTGACTCGTTATCCCTCGGCTGAGTTGAGATGGGTACAAGAAGAACCTAAGAACATGGGGGCGTGGTCTTATGTCTAG
- the LOC135331560 gene encoding uncharacterized protein LOC135331560 isoform X2, which yields MELDRLMAERLLSNEAGPQAHDKVLAALRDTAAAIVESTPTQAQHTLVSLQTLFTTHPLSPTTLTTTLATIETALTICSSVNASTELSDHLACLFKTTYSLLKSAVGLMDTMMTSDPQLPATLTALLGVAAASMTFDPSMVAVCWKGLGRGLPKVKGHAVAILIVKELCIVLEKIYCKCPGEKEVKLATFLGNLLCRTIQECDDGGWWEGDVIKCCVAILSKGECVVEEAFALADALLSILTHRRSCLELLMTPTITNQHCLGRLLCLCVLVHHLPKLQEELIEYCLGPLVETRATCPLVESLLICLSQNYVWLQVPVRVPGPKMDGMITLKSVSLSECVACSLSLLTLITPPQYLGHVEWSLFRGVLSPLLHVSLLAIDALFYHARRCSQSVQAHYIQLSQELLKQMTSQSLSVLLHRLMRLPSISLLPPPSHINSSNVARYLRILISSPSWLVHTLALEAFTAIAKVSADTTYVESCVPPGYTDATLHFLQQRASGYWSEETVKMGLTQQGRSYLAQSLYLIINSVTMRLVL from the exons ATGGAGCTGGACAGACTCATG GCTGAGAGACTTTTGTCTAATGAGGCAGGTCCACAAGCACATGACAAG GTATTAGCTGCTCTTAGAGATACAGCAGCTGCTATAGTTGAGAGCACTCCTACTCAAGCCCAACACACTCTAgtg AGCCTCCAGACACTCTTCACCACTCACCCTCTCTCTCCCACAACACTCACAACCACACTGGCAACTATAGAAACTGCTCTCACCATTTGTTCATCTGTCAATGCCTCAACAGAATTATCAGACCATCTTGCATGTCTCTTCAAGACAACCTATTCTCTActaaag AGTGCTGTGGGGCTCATGGACACTAtgatgacctctgacccccaACTACCGGCAACGCTAACAGCTTTGCTTGGTGTAGCCGCTGCTtcaatgacctttgacccatcAATGGTGGCTGTGTGTTGGAAGGGCCTTGGGCGTGGGCTACctaaggtcaaaggtcatgcAGTTGCTATACTCATAGTCAAAGAGCTGTGTATTGTGTTAGAGAAGATATATTGCAAGTGTCCAGGGGAAAAAGAGGTCAAATTAGCTACCTTCCTTGGAAATCTTCTGTGTCGAACCATTCAG GAGTGTGATGATGGTGGATGGTGGGAAGGAGATGTGATCAAATGTTGTGTGGCTATTCTGAGTAAAGGAGAGTGTGTTGTGGAGGAAGCCTTTGCATTA GCTGATGCGTTGCTCTCAATACTGACTCATAGGAGATCATGTCTAGAGCTGCTGATGACCCCCACCATCACTAACCAGCATTGTCTGGGCAGACTGTTGTGTCTCTGTGTACTTGTTCACCACCTCCCCAAGCTACAAG agGAGTTGATAGAGTATTGTCTGGGGCCTCTAGTGGAGACCAGGGCAACGTGTCCACTAGTTGAGTCCCTCTTGATTTGCCTGAGtcaga ACTATGTGTGGTTGCAGGTTCCTGTCAGAGTACCAGGTCCTAAGATGGATGGCATGATAACTCTAAA GAGTGTGTCCCTGTCTGAGTGTGTGGCCTGCAGTCTGAGTCTCCTCACTCTCATCACACCCCCTCAATATCTGGGCCATGTG GAGTGGAGTCTGTTCAGAGGTGTCCTCTCACCACTACTTCATGTATCATTACTGGCCATTGATGCTCTGTTCTACCATGCTAG ACGATGCTCACAGTCAGTGCAAGCACACTACATCCAGCTGAGTCAGGAACTT CTGAAACAAATGACATCGCAAAGTTTGTCTGTTCTGCTCCATAGACTCATGAGGCTGCCTTCTatctctttgttgcctccacctTCTCACATA AACAGTTCAAATGTGGCCAGATACTTGAGGATCCTCATATCCTCACCCTCTTGGTTGGTGCATACCCTGGCATTGGAAGCATTCACAGCTATTGCAaag gtatcTGCAGACACTACGTATGTGGAGAGTTGTGTGCCTCCTGGATACACTGATGCTACTCTACACTTCCTACAACAG AGGGCTAGTGGATATTGGTCAGAGGAGACTGTGAAGATGGGTCTGACACAACAAGGACGAAGCTACCTTGCTCAATCACTGTATCTCATCATTAACTCTGTTACTATGAGACTTGTATTATAA
- the LOC135331560 gene encoding uncharacterized protein LOC135331560 isoform X1 yields the protein MELDRLMAERLLSNEAGPQAHDKVLAALRDTAAAIVESTPTQAQHTLVSLQTLFTTHPLSPTTLTTTLATIETALTICSSVNASTELSDHLACLFKTTYSLLKSAVGLMDTMMTSDPQLPATLTALLGVAAASMTFDPSMVAVCWKGLGRGLPKVKGHAVAILIVKELCIVLEKIYCKCPGEKEVKLATFLGNLLCRTIQECDDGGWWEGDVIKCCVAILSKGECVVEEAFALADALLSILTHRRSCLELLMTPTITNQHCLGRLLCLCVLVHHLPKLQEELIEYCLGPLVETRATCPLVESLLICLSQNYVWLQVPVRVPGPKMDGMITLKSVSLSECVACSLSLLTLITPPQYLGHVEWSLFRGVLSPLLHVSLLAIDALFYHARRCSQSVQAHYIQLSQELLKQMTSQSLSVLLHRLMRLPSISLLPPPSHILPNDLIGMEMDEATGTRLASHLLTHSKENSSNVARYLRILISSPSWLVHTLALEAFTAIAKVSADTTYVESCVPPGYTDATLHFLQQRASGYWSEETVKMGLTQQGRSYLAQSLYLIINSVTMRLVL from the exons ATGGAGCTGGACAGACTCATG GCTGAGAGACTTTTGTCTAATGAGGCAGGTCCACAAGCACATGACAAG GTATTAGCTGCTCTTAGAGATACAGCAGCTGCTATAGTTGAGAGCACTCCTACTCAAGCCCAACACACTCTAgtg AGCCTCCAGACACTCTTCACCACTCACCCTCTCTCTCCCACAACACTCACAACCACACTGGCAACTATAGAAACTGCTCTCACCATTTGTTCATCTGTCAATGCCTCAACAGAATTATCAGACCATCTTGCATGTCTCTTCAAGACAACCTATTCTCTActaaag AGTGCTGTGGGGCTCATGGACACTAtgatgacctctgacccccaACTACCGGCAACGCTAACAGCTTTGCTTGGTGTAGCCGCTGCTtcaatgacctttgacccatcAATGGTGGCTGTGTGTTGGAAGGGCCTTGGGCGTGGGCTACctaaggtcaaaggtcatgcAGTTGCTATACTCATAGTCAAAGAGCTGTGTATTGTGTTAGAGAAGATATATTGCAAGTGTCCAGGGGAAAAAGAGGTCAAATTAGCTACCTTCCTTGGAAATCTTCTGTGTCGAACCATTCAG GAGTGTGATGATGGTGGATGGTGGGAAGGAGATGTGATCAAATGTTGTGTGGCTATTCTGAGTAAAGGAGAGTGTGTTGTGGAGGAAGCCTTTGCATTA GCTGATGCGTTGCTCTCAATACTGACTCATAGGAGATCATGTCTAGAGCTGCTGATGACCCCCACCATCACTAACCAGCATTGTCTGGGCAGACTGTTGTGTCTCTGTGTACTTGTTCACCACCTCCCCAAGCTACAAG agGAGTTGATAGAGTATTGTCTGGGGCCTCTAGTGGAGACCAGGGCAACGTGTCCACTAGTTGAGTCCCTCTTGATTTGCCTGAGtcaga ACTATGTGTGGTTGCAGGTTCCTGTCAGAGTACCAGGTCCTAAGATGGATGGCATGATAACTCTAAA GAGTGTGTCCCTGTCTGAGTGTGTGGCCTGCAGTCTGAGTCTCCTCACTCTCATCACACCCCCTCAATATCTGGGCCATGTG GAGTGGAGTCTGTTCAGAGGTGTCCTCTCACCACTACTTCATGTATCATTACTGGCCATTGATGCTCTGTTCTACCATGCTAG ACGATGCTCACAGTCAGTGCAAGCACACTACATCCAGCTGAGTCAGGAACTT CTGAAACAAATGACATCGCAAAGTTTGTCTGTTCTGCTCCATAGACTCATGAGGCTGCCTTCTatctctttgttgcctccacctTCTCACATA TTACCTAATGATTTGATTGGGATGGAAATGGATGAG GCCACTGGAACAAGGCTAGCTTCTCATCTCCTCACACACTCTAAAGAG AACAGTTCAAATGTGGCCAGATACTTGAGGATCCTCATATCCTCACCCTCTTGGTTGGTGCATACCCTGGCATTGGAAGCATTCACAGCTATTGCAaag gtatcTGCAGACACTACGTATGTGGAGAGTTGTGTGCCTCCTGGATACACTGATGCTACTCTACACTTCCTACAACAG AGGGCTAGTGGATATTGGTCAGAGGAGACTGTGAAGATGGGTCTGACACAACAAGGACGAAGCTACCTTGCTCAATCACTGTATCTCATCATTAACTCTGTTACTATGAGACTTGTATTATAA
- the LOC135331560 gene encoding uncharacterized protein LOC135331560 isoform X3 has protein sequence MELDRLMAERLLSNEAGPQAHDKVLAALRDTAAAIVESTPTQAQHTLVSLQTLFTTHPLSPTTLTTTLATIETALTICSSVNASTELSDHLACLFKTTYSLLKSAVGLMDTMMTSDPQLPATLTALLGVAAASMTFDPSMVAVCWKGLGRGLPKVKGHAVAILIVKELCIVLEKIYCKCPGEKEVKLATFLGNLLCRTIQECDDGGWWEGDVIKCCVAILSKGECVVEEAFALADALLSILTHRRSCLELLMTPTITNQHCLGRLLCLCVLVHHLPKLQEELIEYCLGPLVETRATCPLVESLLICLSQNYVWLQVPVRVPGPKMDGMITLKSVSLSECVACSLSLLTLITPPQYLGHVEWSLFRGVLSPLLHVSLLAIDALFYHARRCSQSVQAHYIQLSQELLKQMTSQSLSVLLHRLMRLPSISLLPPPSHILPNDLIGMEMDEATGTRLASHLLTHSKEFKCGQILEDPHILTLLVGAYPGIGSIHSYCKGICRHYVCGELCASWIH, from the exons ATGGAGCTGGACAGACTCATG GCTGAGAGACTTTTGTCTAATGAGGCAGGTCCACAAGCACATGACAAG GTATTAGCTGCTCTTAGAGATACAGCAGCTGCTATAGTTGAGAGCACTCCTACTCAAGCCCAACACACTCTAgtg AGCCTCCAGACACTCTTCACCACTCACCCTCTCTCTCCCACAACACTCACAACCACACTGGCAACTATAGAAACTGCTCTCACCATTTGTTCATCTGTCAATGCCTCAACAGAATTATCAGACCATCTTGCATGTCTCTTCAAGACAACCTATTCTCTActaaag AGTGCTGTGGGGCTCATGGACACTAtgatgacctctgacccccaACTACCGGCAACGCTAACAGCTTTGCTTGGTGTAGCCGCTGCTtcaatgacctttgacccatcAATGGTGGCTGTGTGTTGGAAGGGCCTTGGGCGTGGGCTACctaaggtcaaaggtcatgcAGTTGCTATACTCATAGTCAAAGAGCTGTGTATTGTGTTAGAGAAGATATATTGCAAGTGTCCAGGGGAAAAAGAGGTCAAATTAGCTACCTTCCTTGGAAATCTTCTGTGTCGAACCATTCAG GAGTGTGATGATGGTGGATGGTGGGAAGGAGATGTGATCAAATGTTGTGTGGCTATTCTGAGTAAAGGAGAGTGTGTTGTGGAGGAAGCCTTTGCATTA GCTGATGCGTTGCTCTCAATACTGACTCATAGGAGATCATGTCTAGAGCTGCTGATGACCCCCACCATCACTAACCAGCATTGTCTGGGCAGACTGTTGTGTCTCTGTGTACTTGTTCACCACCTCCCCAAGCTACAAG agGAGTTGATAGAGTATTGTCTGGGGCCTCTAGTGGAGACCAGGGCAACGTGTCCACTAGTTGAGTCCCTCTTGATTTGCCTGAGtcaga ACTATGTGTGGTTGCAGGTTCCTGTCAGAGTACCAGGTCCTAAGATGGATGGCATGATAACTCTAAA GAGTGTGTCCCTGTCTGAGTGTGTGGCCTGCAGTCTGAGTCTCCTCACTCTCATCACACCCCCTCAATATCTGGGCCATGTG GAGTGGAGTCTGTTCAGAGGTGTCCTCTCACCACTACTTCATGTATCATTACTGGCCATTGATGCTCTGTTCTACCATGCTAG ACGATGCTCACAGTCAGTGCAAGCACACTACATCCAGCTGAGTCAGGAACTT CTGAAACAAATGACATCGCAAAGTTTGTCTGTTCTGCTCCATAGACTCATGAGGCTGCCTTCTatctctttgttgcctccacctTCTCACATA TTACCTAATGATTTGATTGGGATGGAAATGGATGAG GCCACTGGAACAAGGCTAGCTTCTCATCTCCTCACACACTCTAAAGAG TTCAAATGTGGCCAGATACTTGAGGATCCTCATATCCTCACCCTCTTGGTTGGTGCATACCCTGGCATTGGAAGCATTCACAGCTATTGCAaag gtatcTGCAGACACTACGTATGTGGAGAGTTGTGTGCCTCCTGGATACACTGA